TCAGTTGATCAGCCTGCAGTTCCGCCTGCTGCGTGCTGCCCGCGCCTTCCTGGACCCTGAGCTGCAGGCCGGCAAGATCACACCGCAGGAAGCGATGCGCGTCCTGACCGAAGATGTCGGGATGTCAGTCCCGTTCGCAAATCAGGAGGTGGAACGCTACACCTTCCGCATGCCGGGCCAGGCCAACAGCTACTTCTACGGCTATACACGGCTGCTGGAGCTGCGGAAGTCAACCGAAGCTGCGCTGGGGCCGAAGTTCAATGCGCAGCGCTTTCACGACTTCATCCTGGCGCAGGGGCTGCTGCCTCCAGGGCTGATGAAGAAGGCAGTCGAAGACCACTTCATTCCCGACGAACAGAAGCGATAGAGCATTTCCCCTATAGGTATAGTGTAGGCATTCCGCATCTATTGGCGTTTTCCGCAATGAAAACGCCGCTGTACGCTACTTCCGGGATACCGAGTAACAGGAAAAATGCTCTAGCCGTTTTACGAACGATGAAGAAAGCCCCGCTCATAGCGGGGCTTTCTCTCTTCTATTCGGGTTCACGCTCGTGGCGCTACTTCGTGAAGATTTACTTGGTAAAGACCTTACTTCCGGGGACCTTCCCCTCGTTCTGTTTCATACGCTGCTGACCGCGGCGAGCCGATTCCATGGCCTTCTGGTTCACCCCGTTCAGGTTCTCGGTGTCACCTTCACGATGCACGAGCGCTTCGTGCGACGGACGGCCGGGATCTTTGGTGGAGTTCACGCCGGTTCCCATAGTGAATCACCTCTCTGGGCATACTCTGACGTCGGTGTCCTAGCGAACGTTGCCCGCAAACAAAAGAAAGCCCCGCTGGACGCGGAGCTTTCCCTCTTCTATTCGGGTTCGCGCTCTTGGCGCTACTTCGTGAAGATTACTTGCTGAAGATCCTGGTGCCGGGGATCCTCCCCTGGTTCTTCTTCATGCGTTGCTCACCACGGCAAGCCGCTTCCATTGCCTGCTTCTTTATGTGCTCATGCTCGCGTAAATGCTCTATATCCACGTGTTCTTTATCCACATGTTGTCTATCCACATGCTCTGTATCCACGTGTTCCGTATCCCCTTCGCGATGCACCAGCGCCTCGGGAGACGGGCGTGCCGGATCATTGATCGATTTTGCGCCCATATCCATGGTGAATCACCTCCACTATGTTTGACGTAGGTCCAGGGTGGAGGTCTCTAGAGCATTTTCCCTGTTGCTGGGTATCCCGGGAGGAGCGTGCAGCGGCGTTTTCATTGAGGAAAACGCCCATAGATACACAAGCCCTGCAATATACCTACAGGGAAATGCTCTAGCCGCTGCATTCCCGGAAACCTATGCCTTCCCCTTTCAACACCCACCCCTGGTTTTGGCGGCAGAATCCGGTATCACTTTGCATTCCGGACTCTTAGGGAGAACCGCTACCATAGAGCAGCACCGGTCCACTGCCCATGAGATTCTCTCTCCCCATCGCCATCGCTGCTGGAAGCCTGTTCCTTGCATCAACCGTTTATAGCCAGCAGACCGCAACTCGAAAGAAGGCTATGCAATCAGACCCCACCAAAGTTCATGCCGAAGCTCTTGTCATTGACACCCACGCCGACACACCGCAGCGCTTTGTCGACGAACACTGGGACTTCTTTGAGCCGCTGAACGGCGGCATGGTGAACTACGAGTCCGCCAAAAAGGGCAACCTCGATGCCGAGTTCTTTTCCATCTGGGTTGATCCGTCGCAGTATCCGGCCAACCGCTCGGCAGTACGCACTTTTTCCTTGATCGACGGCGTTCTGGAACAGGTACGCAAACACCCGGATAAGATGGCTCTGTGCCGTACTCCCGACGAGATTCTCGCCGCACATAAGGCCGGCAAGTTCGTCGCCTGCATGGGGATCGAGGGCGGCCACTCCATTGAGAACAACCTCGGCCTGCTGCGTGACTACTACCGCCTCGGGGTTCGTTACATGACCCTTACCTGGTCCAATACCAATGACTGGGCAGACTCCTCGGGCGATATCGACGACCCCACCGTAAAACACCACAACGGGCTGACCGACTTCGGCAAACAGGTAGTCGCGGAGATGAACCGCCTTGGCATGATGGTCGACATCTCGCATGTTGCCGACAAGACTTTCTGGGATGTGGTTGAGGTCACCAAAGCTCCGCTGCTGGCCTCTCACTCCTCAGCTCGAGCTCTGACTCAAGCCGGCCGCAACCTTACCGACTACCAGCTTCGCGCCGTCGCGAAGACGAACGGGGTGGTGATGGTAAACCTGTTCCCCGCCTTCATCGACGAGAAGTGGAGACAAGCGTGGAACGACTGTAAGGCCGATCGCCAGAAGGAACAGGACGCACTCGAAGCCGAATACCACGCCAAAGGCCTTCCAGTTCCCTATACGGCATCCGACGCAATCGATCGCAAATATGCAGCAAAGGTAGGACGCGCACCGTTTGATTCGCTGATCGATCACTTTGACCACGTCATCAAGGTGGCCGGCATCGACCATGTAGGCATCGGCACTGACTTCGACGGCATTCCGCAGCCTCCTGGAGGCATCGATTCCGCGGCCGACCTCCCGAAGATCACAGCAGCACTGATGGCCCGAGGATACACCGCGGATGACATGAAGAAACTACTTGGCGGCAACCTGATTCGCGTCTTCCGCGAGGTTCAGGCGAAGGCTGATCCTTCGTTTCAGTAACGTTACTTCTATCTCTTGAGTAAGTTTTCGATTAAATCCCTCTAAGATCGAGATAGTTCGGGAATAGTTGCCAAGTAATCAGGCTATATTCCCGAACTAAAAAATAATCGAAAAATTTCTCCCTATACTCTTTACAAAAGTCTCAACCGAGGAGCATCGTATCCGGCGGTCTAAATGGCCACGGGTAAGTTGTCATGAAAGTTTTTCCTCGTTGTTCGTTGATTTTTGGGTTCCTTGTTCTGCTGTCCGCCTGTCTCACGGCTTACGCGCAACACTACTCGCAGCCCGCGCTCATCCTCAAACCAGATCGGATAGGAAATTTCCGACCGGAATTTGCAAACGCAGTCGCAACCGAGATACAAATTCGACTGCAGGAAGTAAATCCCAGCCAACCTTCCCCCATCTTCTATCTCTCGCAAACTCCACCTCTGGCAGTCGATTTCCCTGAGATACTCTTCCTGCGATTCACAGGCTCATGCGATGTGCTTCCCCAAATGCCTGCGCCGCATGCTCCCCGGGCGCTAGGTTCCGTCCCTTTTGTGAAGGGCGAGCCAATCAACTACATCCTGATTGATTGCGAAGAGATCGCTCTGACCATCAATGACGCGATTGCGCCGATGAAACCGGAACAACGGATCGACGCCATGGCGAGAGCGATTTCGCGTGTCTTCCAGCATGAATATCTGCACATCCACCGCCGCACCTCACATCACGACGAGACAGGCGTCTTCGCTTCGGCGCTGTCGCGGCGTTTTCTGGTCGCCCCTGACCCTCCCGCTCCACCATCTGCCACACCGACGACCGCCGTCATCGAGACCGTCGGAGCTCTCTGACCCCAGGGCGTGTCATCAAACACGCCCCAGGGGACGAAAGTACGCCTCACCTAGTACCCTTGTAGGGTGATGGTTCGTGCTTTCGTCCTTAGTGTTTCGCTCGCTGCCACCGCGTTTGCCCAGCAGCAGACGCCGACCCCGCCCAAGCCCGCCGACGATCTGCCGGACACGCCGAGCACTACCGCTCAGATCGCGCGTGACGCCATACCGAACGGTCCCACGGCTGTCATCGATACCTCTATGGGCCGGCTGACCTGCCGTTTCTTCCAGAAGGAAGCCCCTGTCACCGTCGCCAATTTCATCGGTCTGGCTGAAGGCACCAAAGACTGGCTCGACCCGGTCAGCCAGAAGCGCATGCACAACACGCGTTTCTACGACGGCACCACCTTCCATCGCGTAATTCCACGTTTCATGATCCAGGGCGGCGACCGCGCCGGCAACGGCACCGGCGACCCGGGCTACTTCTTCGCCGATGAGTTCACGCCCACCCTCACCTTCAACCAGCCGGGACGTCTGGCCATGGCCAACTCCGGTCCCAGCACCAATGGGAGCCAGTTCTTTATCACCGAAGCTCCTGTCATGGAACTGAATGGAAAGCACACCATCTTCGGCCAGTGCGATGAACACTCGGTCGCTACGGTGCAGGCCATTGCCCGGGTTCCTACTAATCCCAACGACAAACCGCTGACACCGGTGACCATCAACAAGGTCACCATCGTTCCCGAAGGACAGCCCCTGCCGCCAGATCCCATGGCGCCGCCTGCTGCCGCTCCATCCACACCGCAGACGAATTAGCTGCCCTCGGTTCCTGTATCCTGACTAGAGCATTTTTCCTGTTGCTGGGTATCCCGGGAGGAGCGTGCAACGGCGTTTTTCATTGCGGAAAACGCCCATAGATGCACAAGCCCCGCACTACATCTACAGGAAAAATGCTCTACCGCAAGGAGAGAATTACTCATGTCGACTCGCACCCCCGGCACGTATGCCGTTTTCAATACCTCTGAGGGAACCTTTGTCTGCAGTCTTTTCGAGAAGGACGCTCCGCAGACCGTCGCCAACTTCATCGGCCTGGCCGAAGGCACCAAAGACTGGAACTCCCCCTCGAAGAAGGGCGCCAAGCTGTATGACGGCACCGTCTTCCATCGCGTGATCCCCGACTTCATGATCCAGGGCGGCGATCCTGAGGGCTCCGGTATGGGCGGCCCCGGCTACCGCTTTGCAGATGAGACCAAGGGCAGCCCGCACGGCTTCCAGGAGAAGGGCAAACTGGCGATGGCCAATGCCGGCCCGAACACCAACGGCAGCCAGTTCTTCGTCACTGTTGCTCCTACCTCCTGGCTGACCGGCCGTCACACCATCTTCGGTGAGGTTGTCGAGGGCTACGACGTCGTGGAGAAGATCAGCAAGGTCTCCACAGCCGCCATGGATCGCCCCAAAAAGGACGTCACGATCGACTCCGTGGTCATCGAGCGCGTCGCCTAACCGCTGAACAGACACACGAAGGCCCGCCGGCAACGGCGGGCCTTCTTATTTGTCTGCTAGGCCATGCCGATCACGTCACACAACTCTTTCACGGCATCCGCACTACGGTTCAGCGCAGCCTGCTCCTCGGGTGCGAGCTTGATCTCGATAATCTGCTCCACGCCCTTTTCGCCGAGTTTGACCGGGACACCAACGTACAGGCCATTGATGCCGTATTCGCCCTGCAGATAGACCGCACAGGGCAGGATCTTCTTTTTGTCTTTCAGGATGGCTTCCACCATCTCTACCGCTGCGGCGGAGGGGGCGTAGTACGCCGAACCCGTCTTGAGATGCTTCACGATCTCTGCGCCGCCATCGCGCGTCCGCTGCACCAAGGCCTCCAGACGGTCCGGAGCGATGAGTTCCGTGATCGGGATGCCGGCGACAGTTGAGTAACGCGGCAGCGGCACCATGGTGTCGCCGTGGCCACCCAGGACGAAGGCTGTTACGTTCTCAACGGAGACATGCAGCTCTTCCGCAATGAAGGTCCGGAAGCGGGCCGAGTCCAGAACACCCGCCATGCCAATCACGCGCTCCCGGGGGAAGCCGCTCTGTTTGAAGGCTGTCTGAGCCATGGCGTCGAGCGGGTTGGAGACGACGACCAGGATACAGTTGGGCGAGCCGGCAACGACCTTTGCCACGACGTCGCTCATGATCTTGAAGTTAGTCTGCAGCAGGTCATCACGGCTCATGCCCGGCTTACGGGGAATGCCTGCGGTAATCACCACGACATCGGAGTTTGCTGTCTCCGCATAGTCGTTTGTACCGATGATGGAGCAGTCGCGTTTCTCGATCGGCATGGCCTCCAGAAGGTCCAGCGCCTTGCCCTGTGGAATGCCTTCGGTCACATCGAGCAGCACCACATCACCGAGTTCTTTTCCTACGATCCAGTTTGCAGCCGTTGCGCCTACGTTCCCTGCACCAACAATCGTGATTTTTTTCCGCACGCAGAAACCCCTCCGGTCCTCTCGGCCAACACCCTACCATTCTCAAGCCTTGAAGTCCAAGAGGGGCTGCAGTTCGTTATCCAATCCGGAGCGCGGTGCGCGCCTGCGCCGTGATCTGGTCCAGCAATGCCGGCTCCTGATCGAGCTTCTTGCCGAAGGACGGAATCAGTTCCGCGAGCCTTGTCTTTGCAAGCTCCGGCTTGATCACCGTAATTCCCTTCTGCAGCATACCCAGCATGATGCTGACCGCGGTCGAGGCGCCTGGCGATGCTCCCAGCAGTGCCGCAATCGAGCCCTCATTGTCGCGAATGACCTCGGTTCCGAACTCGAGCACTCCGCCCTTCTCCGCATGCGACTTGATGATCTGCACACGCTGTCCCGCAATCGCCAACTCCCAGTCTTCCAGGCGGGCATTGGGGACGAACTTGCGCAGGCTCTTCAGGCGGTCCTGCGGAGACTGCATGACCTCTTTCACCAGGTACTTGGTGAGGTCGACGTTATCGAGCCCCGCCTTGATCATCGGATAGAGGTTGCCAGGACGTACTGACTTGATCATGTCCAGATACGATCCGTGCTTTAGGAACTTGGTCGTAAAGCCGGCATACGGCCCGAAGAGTAGCTCTTTCTTGCCGCCGGTCATGCGCATGTCAAGGTGAGGCACCGACATGGGCGGAGCTCCAACCGATGCCTTGCCGTAGACCTTCGCGGAGTGCTGCTCAATCACCTCAGGATTCACGCAGCGGAGCCACTGTCCGCTGACCGGAAAGCCGCCGTAACCGCTGCCTTCGTCGATACCGGCCTCCTGCAGGAGAGGCAGCGCGCCGCCACCGGCGCCGATGAAAACAAAGCGTGCGCAGACAGTGGCCGCGCGGCCGGTCTGCAGATTCTTCACGTGCACATGCCAGCGGCAGTCCTTGCCTCTGCCGATACTGGTGACGCGATGGCGAAGAAAGAGACGCGACTGCTTGCCCTTCAGCAGATAGGCAAAGAGCTTGCGGGTGAGCGCTCCGAAATCGACATCCGTGCCATGATCCACGCGCGTGGCGGCCATGGAACGGCTCATATCGCGGCCGTCCATCATCAGAGGAATCCACTCGGCGATTTTGGCTTTGTCCTCGGTGTACTCCATCTCGCGGAAGAGCAGGTTTTTGCTTAGCGCTTCATACCGCTTGCGCAGGAAGCTGACGCTCTTGTCCGTCGTAACGAAGCTCAGGTGAGGCACCTTGGTAATGAACTCATGCGGGCAGGTGATCTTGCCCTGTTCCACCAGATACGTCCAAAATTGCAGTGACTCCTGGAACTGCTGATTGATCTGGATGGCCTTGGAGATGCTTACTGAACCGTCGGACTTCTGCGGCGTGTAGTTCAGCTCGCAGAATGCGGAGTGGCCGGTGCCGGCGTTGTTCCAGGCATCGCTGCTCTCGGCCGCCACACGATCCAGACTCTCGAAACAGACTATCGACAACGATGGATCAACCTGGCGCAGCAGCGTTCCCAGCGTCGCCGACATCACACCGGCGCCAATCAACACGACGTCTACCCGCTCCCGCGGAGCAATTTCAATCGACATTTCTATCCCTGTAAGACAAAGACGCGCCCTGCTTACTGCAAGGCGCGCCGGTTTAGAGCCAACGGAGAACTTCCCAGCTTACTTGCTGGCGACCTTGTCCATGTTCTCGATCATGCGGGTAGCGAACTCACTGGTCTTCACCTTGGTCGCACCCTCCATCTGACGCTCGAAGTCGTAGGTCACGTACTTCTGCTTGATGGTCTCTTCCATGGAGTTCTCGATCAGACGAGCAGCTTCCGTCCAACCCAGGAAGTCGAACATCATCACGCCGGAGAGCATCACGCTGCCGGGATTGATGACGTCCTTGTCCGCATACTTCGGAGCTGTGCCGTGGGTCGCCTCGAAGACAGCGTAGCCATCGCCAATGTTGGCGCCCGGAGCGATGCCCAGACCACCGACCTGCGCCGCAGCAGCGTCGGAGATGTAGTCGCCGTTCAGGTTCGTCGTCGCGAGGACTTGATAGTCGCTGGGACGGATGATGATCTGCTGGAAGATCGAGTCGGCGATACGGTCGTTCACCATGATTTTCGACTTCCATTTGCCGCCGCCGTGCGATGCGCCGATCTCGGCGAGCACCTGCTTGACCTCAGCAATAACGCTGTCGCCAAACTCCTTCGGAGCAAACTCGATGCCCGGCTCAACCAGGGCAGCATTCTCCTCGGGTGTGAGGTTTGGGTTGGCATCCAGGTTGCCCAGGATCCAGCTCTCACGCTCGGTGACGGTCAGGTCACGGAACTCCTGCGTGGCGACCTCATAGCCCCACTCACGGAAAGCGCCCTCAGTGAACTTCTGGATGTTGCCCTTGTGCACCAGTGTGACCGTCTTCAGACCATTCTTGATGGCGTAGTTGATGGCCGAACGTACCAGGCGCTTGGAACCTGTGATCGAGATGGGCTTCACACCGACGCCTGAATCCAGGCGAATCTTCTTCTTACCGCCCTTCAGCATCTCGTCGTTTACGAAACTGACGAACTTCTGAGCTTCGGGTGTTCCCTCACGGAACTCGATGCCGGCGTAGATGTCCTCGGTGTTCTCACGGAAGATCACGATGTTGCACTTCTCAGGGTGCTTCACCGGGCTGGGTACGCCGGTGTAGTACTTCACCGGACGAACGCAGCTATACAGATCCATCAACTGACGCAGCGCAACGTTCAGGGAGCGGATACCGCCGCCTACCGGAGTCGTCAGCGGTCCCTTGATGGACACGCGGTAATCAACGGTTGCCTTCACGGTGTCATCGGGCAGCCAGTTGCTGGTCTGGCGATAGCTCTTCTCACCGGCCAGAACCTCGTACCACTTCACCTGACGCTTGCCGCCGTAAGCCTTCTCTACAGCAGCATCAAATACGCGCTGTGAGGCCTTCCAGATATCGCGGCCGGTACCGTCACCCTCGATAAACGGAATGATGGGCTTGTCGGGCACGATGTATTTGCCATCGACGTACTGAATCGCCTCGCCGTCCTTGGGGACCGCAATACCGTTGTAGCTCTCTTGCATGATCAGGATTCTCCGGTGAAATTTGTGCACTTTCAAGGTATCACCCGGCGAGAGCGCCATGCAAAATTCGCACAAATGATTCGATTATCGCGCAAGAGATTTAAGCTGAATGACATCGGTAGAGAAGCAGATTTCTTTGCTCCTCCATTGCTACAAAATGACAAACAAAAGAGAATGCCCCGGCCGCAGCCGGGGCATTCGTGCTCTCGCGTTGAGCCGTTCTTAGAACTGGCCCCACAGAAGCTGGTTGTACACGTCATGGTGGAACTGCACTTCACTGCTCTTCACGATGGTGCCCAGCAGACGTGGGCAACGATCGGCCGAGGCCTGTTTCAGGTCCGCATAACGGGCCTTCACATCCTCACCCAGCAGGGTGCTGGTCCACTCCGCGTTGCGGAAGTTGTCGAGCGCCGTGTAGATGTTGTCCGGCAGGTAACGCTCAGCCTGACGAAGGTTCTTGATCTTGGAGATGTCGCCCTCGAGGCCGGTCTTGAAGCAGGAGAGCAGCACGGCATAGGGGTTGGCGTCCGGTCCAACCGAACGAACCTCGACGCGGGCCGACTTCTCGTTGCCGATCGGGATACGTACCATCGATCCGCGGTCGGTCGCTGAAGCCTTGATCTGGTTCGGAGCTTCGAAATGCGGATCAAGACGGCGATAGGAGTTCACGCTGGCATTCAGCAGCAGGCAGATGTCGTTGCCGTGGGTAAGGATGCGGTCAACGAACTTCCACGCAAAGGCCGAGACCTTCTCCTGTCCCTTCGGATCCCAGAAGAGGTTCTTGCCGCCCTTGGTGATGGAGATGTTGGTGTGCATGCCGCTGCCGTTGACGCCGGTCACTGGCTTGGGCAGGAAGCTGGCCGTCATACCCATCTGGGTGGCGACCTGACGGCAGATCAGCTTGTAGAGCTGGATCTGATCGGCCGCGGCGACGACCTCACCGTAGGTGTAGTTGATCTCGAACTGTGAAGGAGCAACCTCGGGGTGATCCTTTTCATTCTCGAAGCCCATCGCACGCTGAACCTCAGCGGTGGTGTCGATGAACTCGCGCAGCGGATCGCCAGGCAGAGAGTGGTAGTAGCCGCCCTGGTTGACATATTCGAACTTGCCGGTCTGGTGGAAGGCGCGCTCTGCGTCCACGCCCTCGAAGAGGAAGCCCTCAATCTCGTTGGCGGCATTCAGGGTGTAGCCGTTCTTCTGGAACTGCTCCTTTGCGAAGGCCTTCAGCACGCCGCGCAGGTCAGCGGAGTAGGTGCCGCCGTTCTTGTCGATCACTTCGCCGAAGACGATGACCTTGCCGGGCCCGAAGATGTCGGCCGGGGTCCAGTAGAAGGCGCTCCAGTCAATGCCAAGGCGGAGATCGGACTCACGCTGCGCGGTAAAGCCGCGGATCGACGAACCGTCGAAGGTCAGGTTGTCGTAGCTCTTGACCAGGAACTTCTTGTCATAATCCAGCGTGTGCAGGCGGCCTTCCAGGTCGCTGAAGACCACGGTGACAGCCTTGATGCGCTTTTCATCGGTCAGATACTTCAGACGCTCTTCCTGAATGACATCGGCCGCGACGCGCTTCTTGCGCTGCTCTTTGGCTGCGAGGTTCAGGTCTTCGAGCTCTGCGTAGCTGAGCTCCAGAAAATCACGGTATTCGCCGGACATACGACTCCTTCTAGTCTCCTGCGCCAACGGCACACGGGCCGCCGCAGGTAAAGCGTGGATTGTGTTGGGAGACCCCTGCAGGCCGGGCGCGACTGCCCCGTCCTCGCTTCAAAGCTATCAGAAATCAAGACTCGATTTATAGTCCTTTCGCTCGAATCTGAGAAACTGGAGGGAGCTATGAAGTCGACCCGTACCGCACTGATCCAGATGTCCTGCGTCGCCTCCACCGATGCCAACCTCGAGAAGGCAGCCTCGCTCGTTGTTGAAGCCGCCAGAGAAGGCGCCAAGCTGATCTGCCTGCCGGAGCTTTTCCGCGCCCAGTACTTCTGTCAGCGTGAAGACCACGCCCTGTTTTCCATCGCCGAATCGATCCCCGGCCCATCGACGGAGCGCCTGTCGGCCATCGTCCGCGAACACAAGGTCACCGTCGTGGCCTCGCTCTTCGAGCGCCGCGCTCCCGGCTTGTATCACAACACTGCCGCCATCCTGGACCCGGCCTCCACGGCCGAACACAACATTCAGGGCATCTACCGCAAGATGCATATCCCGGATGATCCGCTCTACTACGAGAAGTTCTACTTCACCCCGGGAGACCTGGGCTTCAAGGCTATGAAGACCTCCGCCGCGCATATCGGCACGCTGATCTGCTGGGACCAGTGGTACCCGGAGGGCGCCCGCATCACCGCGCTACAGGGAGCGAACATCCTCTTCTACCCCACCGCCATCGGGTGGCACCCAAGCGAGAAGGAAGAGTTCGGTACGGCACAGTACGAAGCCTGGCAGACCATCCAGCGCGCGCATGCCATCGCCAACGGCGTCTTCGTCTGCTCGGTAAACCGCGTCGGCCACGAACAAGGCGACGTCAACGACATCAAGGGACCCGAAGGCGCAGGCCTGGAATTCTGGGGCGGCAGCTTTATCGCCGATCCCTTCGGCCGCATCCTGAAGCAGGCCGCACACGATGAGGAGGACATCCTGATCGCCGATCTCGATCCGCAACTGGTCGAGGTGACGCGCCAGCACTGGCCCTTCCTCCGCGACCGCCGCATCGACGCCTACGGCAACATCACCAGCCGGTTTATCGACTAAGATCATGACCGCACGTTTATGTTCATGACGTGCCGCTAGTACAGAGCGGTTTAGAACTGGCAACTGGTAACTGAGAACTGGCAACTTTTGATGACAACTCTACGCGAAAAGAATTTCCGCATGCCCGCCGAGTGGGCGGCACACACCTCGACCTGGATTGCCTGGCCGCATAATGCCGAGGACTGGCCGGACAAGTTCCTGCCAATTCCCTGGGTCTATGCCGAGATCGTCCGTCACCTCTCGCGGGTGGAGGATGTCAACATCCTGGTCAACGATGCCGCCGCCGAGAAGCGTGCGCGCAACATCCTGCGCCGTGCCGGAGCGAACCTCGCCCGGCTGCACTTCCATCTCTGGAAGACCGACCGTGTCTGGCTGCGTGATTCCG
This genomic window from Terriglobus albidus contains:
- a CDS encoding carbon-nitrogen hydrolase, with protein sequence MKSTRTALIQMSCVASTDANLEKAASLVVEAAREGAKLICLPELFRAQYFCQREDHALFSIAESIPGPSTERLSAIVREHKVTVVASLFERRAPGLYHNTAAILDPASTAEHNIQGIYRKMHIPDDPLYYEKFYFTPGDLGFKAMKTSAAHIGTLICWDQWYPEGARITALQGANILFYPTAIGWHPSEKEEFGTAQYEAWQTIQRAHAIANGVFVCSVNRVGHEQGDVNDIKGPEGAGLEFWGGSFIADPFGRILKQAAHDEEDILIADLDPQLVEVTRQHWPFLRDRRIDAYGNITSRFID
- a CDS encoding NADP-dependent isocitrate dehydrogenase, giving the protein MQESYNGIAVPKDGEAIQYVDGKYIVPDKPIIPFIEGDGTGRDIWKASQRVFDAAVEKAYGGKRQVKWYEVLAGEKSYRQTSNWLPDDTVKATVDYRVSIKGPLTTPVGGGIRSLNVALRQLMDLYSCVRPVKYYTGVPSPVKHPEKCNIVIFRENTEDIYAGIEFREGTPEAQKFVSFVNDEMLKGGKKKIRLDSGVGVKPISITGSKRLVRSAINYAIKNGLKTVTLVHKGNIQKFTEGAFREWGYEVATQEFRDLTVTERESWILGNLDANPNLTPEENAALVEPGIEFAPKEFGDSVIAEVKQVLAEIGASHGGGKWKSKIMVNDRIADSIFQQIIIRPSDYQVLATTNLNGDYISDAAAAQVGGLGIAPGANIGDGYAVFEATHGTAPKYADKDVINPGSVMLSGVMMFDFLGWTEAARLIENSMEETIKQKYVTYDFERQMEGATKVKTSEFATRMIENMDKVASK
- the mqo gene encoding malate dehydrogenase (quinone); its protein translation is MSIEIAPRERVDVVLIGAGVMSATLGTLLRQVDPSLSIVCFESLDRVAAESSDAWNNAGTGHSAFCELNYTPQKSDGSVSISKAIQINQQFQESLQFWTYLVEQGKITCPHEFITKVPHLSFVTTDKSVSFLRKRYEALSKNLLFREMEYTEDKAKIAEWIPLMMDGRDMSRSMAATRVDHGTDVDFGALTRKLFAYLLKGKQSRLFLRHRVTSIGRGKDCRWHVHVKNLQTGRAATVCARFVFIGAGGGALPLLQEAGIDEGSGYGGFPVSGQWLRCVNPEVIEQHSAKVYGKASVGAPPMSVPHLDMRMTGGKKELLFGPYAGFTTKFLKHGSYLDMIKSVRPGNLYPMIKAGLDNVDLTKYLVKEVMQSPQDRLKSLRKFVPNARLEDWELAIAGQRVQIIKSHAEKGGVLEFGTEVIRDNEGSIAALLGASPGASTAVSIMLGMLQKGITVIKPELAKTRLAELIPSFGKKLDQEPALLDQITAQARTALRIG
- a CDS encoding dipeptidase, translated to MRFSLPIAIAAGSLFLASTVYSQQTATRKKAMQSDPTKVHAEALVIDTHADTPQRFVDEHWDFFEPLNGGMVNYESAKKGNLDAEFFSIWVDPSQYPANRSAVRTFSLIDGVLEQVRKHPDKMALCRTPDEILAAHKAGKFVACMGIEGGHSIENNLGLLRDYYRLGVRYMTLTWSNTNDWADSSGDIDDPTVKHHNGLTDFGKQVVAEMNRLGMMVDISHVADKTFWDVVEVTKAPLLASHSSARALTQAGRNLTDYQLRAVAKTNGVVMVNLFPAFIDEKWRQAWNDCKADRQKEQDALEAEYHAKGLPVPYTASDAIDRKYAAKVGRAPFDSLIDHFDHVIKVAGIDHVGIGTDFDGIPQPPGGIDSAADLPKITAALMARGYTADDMKKLLGGNLIRVFREVQAKADPSFQ
- the mdh gene encoding malate dehydrogenase; this translates as MRKKITIVGAGNVGATAANWIVGKELGDVVLLDVTEGIPQGKALDLLEAMPIEKRDCSIIGTNDYAETANSDVVVITAGIPRKPGMSRDDLLQTNFKIMSDVVAKVVAGSPNCILVVVSNPLDAMAQTAFKQSGFPRERVIGMAGVLDSARFRTFIAEELHVSVENVTAFVLGGHGDTMVPLPRYSTVAGIPITELIAPDRLEALVQRTRDGGAEIVKHLKTGSAYYAPSAAAVEMVEAILKDKKKILPCAVYLQGEYGINGLYVGVPVKLGEKGVEQIIEIKLAPEEQAALNRSADAVKELCDVIGMA
- a CDS encoding peptidylprolyl isomerase, producing the protein MVRAFVLSVSLAATAFAQQQTPTPPKPADDLPDTPSTTAQIARDAIPNGPTAVIDTSMGRLTCRFFQKEAPVTVANFIGLAEGTKDWLDPVSQKRMHNTRFYDGTTFHRVIPRFMIQGGDRAGNGTGDPGYFFADEFTPTLTFNQPGRLAMANSGPSTNGSQFFITEAPVMELNGKHTIFGQCDEHSVATVQAIARVPTNPNDKPLTPVTINKVTIVPEGQPLPPDPMAPPAAAPSTPQTN
- a CDS encoding glutamine synthetase family protein: MSGEYRDFLELSYAELEDLNLAAKEQRKKRVAADVIQEERLKYLTDEKRIKAVTVVFSDLEGRLHTLDYDKKFLVKSYDNLTFDGSSIRGFTAQRESDLRLGIDWSAFYWTPADIFGPGKVIVFGEVIDKNGGTYSADLRGVLKAFAKEQFQKNGYTLNAANEIEGFLFEGVDAERAFHQTGKFEYVNQGGYYHSLPGDPLREFIDTTAEVQRAMGFENEKDHPEVAPSQFEINYTYGEVVAAADQIQLYKLICRQVATQMGMTASFLPKPVTGVNGSGMHTNISITKGGKNLFWDPKGQEKVSAFAWKFVDRILTHGNDICLLLNASVNSYRRLDPHFEAPNQIKASATDRGSMVRIPIGNEKSARVEVRSVGPDANPYAVLLSCFKTGLEGDISKIKNLRQAERYLPDNIYTALDNFRNAEWTSTLLGEDVKARYADLKQASADRCPRLLGTIVKSSEVQFHHDVYNQLLWGQF
- a CDS encoding peptidylprolyl isomerase, with product MSTRTPGTYAVFNTSEGTFVCSLFEKDAPQTVANFIGLAEGTKDWNSPSKKGAKLYDGTVFHRVIPDFMIQGGDPEGSGMGGPGYRFADETKGSPHGFQEKGKLAMANAGPNTNGSQFFVTVAPTSWLTGRHTIFGEVVEGYDVVEKISKVSTAAMDRPKKDVTIDSVVIERVA